From Salminus brasiliensis chromosome 12, fSalBra1.hap2, whole genome shotgun sequence:
TGCAGGACAGTGCTGACAGCAGGCAGTCTGAGACCCAGGACACAGGTGCAATGGTATGGTATTGTTTTTTTGCTAAACATTGATATTTGAGCTGATAATTAAGATTaacatttgttttgtgtttttttttttttttttttttttgtatgtaacCATAATGATGTGAAATCGTGCATTTTTAAATAAgagattatttatatatttgtgccTCTTCCTACTCTTAAGCCATCAGAAGTCCGCATGGAGAAGTCATCTGATGTCCAGGCAGCTGAAGCCAAAAATGAAAAATCGAATAAAACTAAACCTAAAATTGCTCGTTATAAATGTGAGCACTGCACCAAAGCCTACTCTAGAAAGAACTGGCTCAACATGCACATGGTTCGCCACCAAAAAACACTGCTGGCCTTGGAGGACCAAGTAAATGACAAGACACAGAAGAGTGATGATATACAGGTATTTGGTGTTGAAAAGCTTCATTAAAAGTTTTATTTCAATTGCTAGTGTTTGGGCATAACACCCTCCACTCCTTTCCTCCCTATTCATTTTCAGACACCACAGGAAGGTTCATCCACTGAGGATTCTTCCACACAAAATGGAAAAGATGGAGGTAAAGCTTCGTATCCCTGTCCCTTTTGCAATAAAGTCTTTCGACGAGGAATGCGGCTGATGGTGCACATGCAGGTCCACTCATGTGAGAAACCATACTCCTACCGACAGCGCAAAGAACAATTTTACGGTGACCTGACAAGATCCAGAGTCCCAGATACCAGCACCCAGGAGGTAGGAGAACTTATGATGAAACCCATGATGACTACAAAAGACTGCATGTCAGACCGACACCTTTGAGGAACGAGTTTTACCTTTTGTAAATAAATTGTTGGTACTGTCTGCTGGCACAAAGATGgtcatgtaaatgttttttttttgttgttgtttttttgtttttttaaatatacacaaGTATTGTTTAAAAATTTTAGGAATAGCACCTCAGTGACCTAGTGAAGTTACCGGACATGTTAGGCTGGAGTAGACCATTTGAAGTTTTAAAATCTAGTTTTTAAAAAGTTTGCAAGTAAGCAATTCTAGCAGGACGCCCAGAAAGACACTACTTGTGCCTGCGCATGTACACAAATATCAGTGCTGGTCCAAGTGCTTTTGGATGCCCGTTTCTTTTGTTGTCTGAAGTGGACCACAGACAATTTTACAACCTCAGGAGTCCCAATAATTTCTAGTTTCAGCAATATGGATGCGGCAAAACgtgcatttaaaaacaaatgttgGTGGGTGTTTTAAAACATTGTTATTTGCCATCTAGCTTTAAGCATGGGTTAGCAAAGCTAACAGGCCATGTCTTGAATCCATTACATCCATTATcatcacaaataaacaaaaaaaaaagcctacgGGCCCCAACACAGATCATTTGCAATTATACCTGCTTAATAAAGGGCTGTTTTACCTGCAAAGTGAGTGCCTTGACATCTCCGTTTGTTCCTCTGTTTACTTAAACCAGAATAAAATTAGCATGGTggtcatttattcatttatttattcaaagtGTGTGGCCAGTAGACTTCTCTTGTCAAGAATTACTAATTGCAGACTTTCCTCCCTGCAGCCTGCGATAGAAAGCAGTGATGGGGATGGAGGATTCGCAGTGACTAGGAGTCATGCTGCAGTGTCCCAAGACCATACAAGTACTTCAGAGCCTATGGAATCCATTGAACCTCAATCAGTTTGCAGTGGCAGAAAACTCAACCTACTAACTCTGCATTCATCTGGTGCTGCTTCCAACCACACCATGAATCGACCAAGAACTGGTTCAAAATCAAGCAGTAGAACCACAAGCCCCTTCAGTTTGCAACCTAGAATTGTTTTAGAACCAATTACGGCTAAATACAAGACCTGGGCATCACCTGGAGAGTGTGATCTTAGATCGGTTAGTACTGAAACTAGTGCACATGAACTACAGCAACTCTCAAGTGTTCTAAATTACCCAGGAAATGACCATCTACAAAATCTACTTGAAAACCCAAACACTTTCAATGATTGCTCAAAGGCTTGTTCCGTTTCTGAGGCTTATGAAAATACATTGTACCCTGAAAGGCTGGTCGTCAACATAGAGCGCCAGCAGCTCACAGAAATTCAGCGCAGAATGTCAGAGGCTGGGCAAAAAGGTGGCGAGGTAGAAAACCTTGGTCATTCTTCGCTCGATGTCAAGCAAATGACCATCAACACTGAACCTGAACTTGGGCAAGTGGATGTTGAACATGCAGGAACATCTTTGTGTAACGTCTTGTCAAGTGTGAAACCAAGTTTCATTGGTATAGTTAATGACATCCCACCACACTCGATCAATGGCCAATCCCGGATTTCTGATGTGAATTCTGCTGATGTACTACTACCAGTTCCAGAATTGATTTCATCCGAATCCAACTCCATTGACTTGCAGCAAGTGGCTGACCCAGAGTTTGACTGTGTAACACTTTTAGATGTGGacagtggtgatgatggtgatgataatgatgactGGTCAAATATGCCTGACAATCTAGACGAAAAGGAAACTTCAGCAGGAAGTGAAATGGATGCTGGACAGTTAGGTCTGAAAAGTGCCACCATCAATCAGTTGGTCCAGAATCCTACCAGTGTGAATATTCCTTTATGTAGTGACCTGCAAAATCAAGCCCTGCATCAAACTGCACCTGGAAAAGCCAGTAATGCTGCCCCAAATGTAGAGAGTATACTAAACAGGAGTGCCTGTGATGGTCCACTAGCTAACAGAGATGAGGTTTTGTCCACCTCTGTCCAACAAGCAGAAATCAAACTCGGGGGCCAGCACGGTGGTTCTACATGTGTGAACTGTGGTTTAAAGTTTGCTGGTAAAGCCTCTCTGTCACAGCACATGCGGATGCACTCTACTTCTGGACGTACAAGAAAGTCTGTCAACTTCAAGGCGTTCAAGAATAGAGCAATGAATAATGAAACCAAGATTAAACAACAGGTTGTTCACCTACAGGTATGCAACTTTATCAGAGAAGAAAAGCTGCCAGATTTTTGACGTAGCTTGTATTGTACAATATAAAAAAGTAGCTATTTTAtagctttttaaatattttataccTTAATTGTAATTCATTAGGAATTATACTATTGTGTTCATGCTGTCCATGTTCTATTAAACTTTCCTCTTTCTGAAGACGTCAGAAGCACTTCAAGACGCTTCGACTGACAACTGTGAAGTCTTTGAAGATATGACCTCCTCGACAGTGATGGAAATTAAAACAGTTCAATCATCTGGAGGTTACTCGGACATTGACGCAAGAAGCCAGAGCTCCAAAGAGGGCTCAGAAACACACCCTAGAAGCAGACGATCAAAGAAGGGACTGATGACTCTGCATTGCCAATTTTGTGGCAAAGCATGTAGGAAAATAGACCTGCACCTCAAGTATGATCACCCGAAGGAACCTGAGGTGATGGAAGCTTTGCGGCTTGGCAAAACCCCAGAAGAGAGGAAAAAGTTTTTGAGCCGTCTGTGCAGTAAGAAAAACTCAGAAAGCGAGGCACAGTCAATGTTCAGCAGTGATAAAGCAGACACTGCTATGGATAAAGACCTCGTTCATTGTCTGTTTTGTCAGGGGTCTTACAGAAGAAATCACTTTTGGAAACATGCTTTGAAATGTGAGCAGAAAACTACAGGGAAGGAGTTGACTCTGACTGAAGCTGCTAACAGTGGTCATACAAGAACTAGCCTGAAAAAAAGGCAGAGGGAGGTACAGAAAACCCCTAATCCAGAAACTGAGAATTCCATTAAAGGCTCTACTTGCAACGCAGCACACGAAACATTTCCCAAGTCAGTGAAGAATCCCAAGCCAGACGTTGATCCCAGCACTATACAGAAGTCTCTTTGTTCAGCTACACCTGGTCTGGGTGGTGGCAGTACTAATACAATGAAAACGTTTGATTCAAAATCATCATACATGCCAATTTCAGACATTCACAACAGCGTGACCGTGGAACCTGATATGGAACCAAATTTGCAGTCTTGCAATAGTGTTCCAGAAACTCACTCCACTTCTCATCTGCAATTAGCAATAGGTGACCCTTATTCAGCTCATCTCTTCCAAGATACTTTGATTGGTGATGTAGAGAAAACTGATCCTGAAGCAGCAAACCCTTGTGTTCTCGATCTTGATGGCAGCAAAAGCAGAGCCCCTAATCTAGAATCAGGTTGTTCACCAGTTCTGGATTGTGTTCCCAGTGAAACACAGCAACTCCTGCATCCAGAAATGGACATTAGTCATGTCAGTGAGGACACAGACAAAAATGGTGAAGATACTGGCTTTCGTTATAGACTTCTTGATTCAGATTGCAACACTGTAGTAAAGAGGAAATGGAATAGCCAGGACAGTGAGTTCAAAGAAGCAACGTCTAAGAGAAAGTGGCAAAGTGACCCCTCACAGGTACACAGTCCACTTTGTTAATTATTTCCTATGTGTATAGCCTAGCTTAGCCAACTTATTAAATGTATGCTGCTGTTGACACTACAACAAAAGTTGCATTTTACTGCGATGgaaatgtataattatataattttcagtta
This genomic window contains:
- the LOC140574464 gene encoding uncharacterized protein isoform X2 translates to MTKLQLLHRALNERLMAAVEQIMEMVGGTVLEYEEETVRARKENEVLRRRLRWMEGETPTDWPDDIEASGFEQPVTVEDESVLNCLPIKMEPIDVSELQSLRPDGGLAASVRSADLDTVHPGTTESTNSGVSNNMVWDSSHSYMAPLDFDPTIVAHLRGRGRSQRMSFACPDCGKVFGREQRLMFHMRIHSAERPYTYRRRKACFYGDKKRKKKLHGLSKVYPSRQFVEDMSDTSEQTEWSTGSATISAPMPTAPSAPEAEPDKASDDTGSSKHAEAGRKGRAAEIGANMPRCLECKRVFKRRSQLAMHMKSHGKLLASQKEQEGNDKTDKKSQQHPKDNAKEAGPENGRACTLKKIFECPYCDKVFSREGWLAPHIRNHTIQKRDPLPKILPNASKKKYRRTIPQLSKEVSLKGKIEELKNGRIEKSETGIKLPTAMIVEPNKLPLESERDSEANRKSKESDRTIYVSSEIAQESERIPQESTEKAGGMRKSKKTFPCQECGKVYLLAGWLKTHKKIHISEKMRGKRQQQQVMEEVREETAKAQNQNLAEKITADIVEKKKKITKNPVEMQDSADSRQSETQDTGAMPSEVRMEKSSDVQAAEAKNEKSNKTKPKIARYKCEHCTKAYSRKNWLNMHMVRHQKTLLALEDQVNDKTQKSDDIQTPQEGSSTEDSSTQNGKDGGKASYPCPFCNKVFRRGMRLMVHMQVHSCEKPYSYRQRKEQFYGDLTRSRVPDTSTQEPAIESSDGDGGFAVTRSHAAVSQDHTSTSEPMESIEPQSVCSGRKLNLLTLHSSGAASNHTMNRPRTGSKSSSRTTSPFSLQPRIVLEPITAKYKTWASPGECDLRSVSTETSAHELQQLSSVLNYPGNDHLQNLLENPNTFNDCSKACSVSEAYENTLYPERLVVNIERQQLTEIQRRMSEAGQKGGEVENLGHSSLDVKQMTINTEPELGQVDVEHAGTSLCNVLSSVKPSFIGIVNDIPPHSINGQSRISDVNSADVLLPVPELISSESNSIDLQQVADPEFDCVTLLDVDSGDDGDDNDDWSNMPDNLDEKETSAGSEMDAGQLGLKSATINQLVQNPTSVNIPLCSDLQNQALHQTAPGKASNAAPNVESILNRSACDGPLANRDEVLSTSVQQAEIKLGGQHGGSTCVNCGLKFAGKASLSQHMRMHSTSGRTRKSVNFKAFKNRAMNNETKIKQQVVHLQTSEALQDASTDNCEVFEDMTSSTVMEIKTVQSSGGYSDIDARSQSSKEGSETHPRSRRSKKGLMTLHCQFCGKACRKIDLHLKYDHPKEPEVMEALRLGKTPEERKKFLSRLCSKKNSESEAQSMFSSDKADTAMDKDLVHCLFCQGSYRRNHFWKHALKCEQKTTGKELTLTEAANSGHTRTSLKKRQREVQKTPNPETENSIKGSTCNAAHETFPKSVKNPKPDVDPSTIQKSLCSATPGLGGGSTNTMKTFDSKSSYMPISDIHNSVTVEPDMEPNLQSCNSVPETHSTSHLQLAIGDPYSAHLFQDTLIGDVEKTDPEAANPCVLDLDGSKSRAPNLESGCSPVLDCVPSETQQLLHPEMDISHVSEDTDKNGEDTGFRYRLLDSDCNTVVKRKWNSQDSEFKEATSKRKWQSDPSQVHSPLC
- the LOC140574464 gene encoding uncharacterized protein isoform X1, yielding MTKLQLLHRALNERLMAAVEQIMEMVGGTVLEYEEETVRARKENEVLRRRLRWMEGETPTDWPDDIEASGFEQPVTVEDESVLNCLPIKMEPIDVSELQSLRPDGGLAASVRSADLDTVHPGTTESTNSGVSNNMVWDSSHSYMAPLDFDPTIVAHLRGRGRSQRMSFACPDCGKVFGREQRLMFHMRIHSAERPYTYRRRKACFYGDKKRKKKLHGLSKVYPSRQFVEDMSDTSEQTEWSTGSATISAPMPTAPSAPEAEPDKASDDTGSSKHAEAGRKGRAAEIGANMPRCLECKRVFKRRSQLAMHMKSHGKLLASQKEQEGNDKTDKKSQQHPKKTVSIQNETAVEKGKAGGHASFQCSECKKIFSRSSWLTFHLKSHQQEHALELKEQKKKQLSSNKTEKSISQVSTQDNAKEAGPENGRACTLKKIFECPYCDKVFSREGWLAPHIRNHTIQKRDPLPKILPNASKKKYRRTIPQLSKEVSLKGKIEELKNGRIEKSETGIKLPTAMIVEPNKLPLESERDSEANRKSKESDRTIYVSSEIAQESERIPQESTEKAGGMRKSKKTFPCQECGKVYLLAGWLKTHKKIHISEKMRGKRQQQQVMEEVREETAKAQNQNLAEKITADIVEKKKKITKNPVEMQDSADSRQSETQDTGAMPSEVRMEKSSDVQAAEAKNEKSNKTKPKIARYKCEHCTKAYSRKNWLNMHMVRHQKTLLALEDQVNDKTQKSDDIQTPQEGSSTEDSSTQNGKDGGKASYPCPFCNKVFRRGMRLMVHMQVHSCEKPYSYRQRKEQFYGDLTRSRVPDTSTQEPAIESSDGDGGFAVTRSHAAVSQDHTSTSEPMESIEPQSVCSGRKLNLLTLHSSGAASNHTMNRPRTGSKSSSRTTSPFSLQPRIVLEPITAKYKTWASPGECDLRSVSTETSAHELQQLSSVLNYPGNDHLQNLLENPNTFNDCSKACSVSEAYENTLYPERLVVNIERQQLTEIQRRMSEAGQKGGEVENLGHSSLDVKQMTINTEPELGQVDVEHAGTSLCNVLSSVKPSFIGIVNDIPPHSINGQSRISDVNSADVLLPVPELISSESNSIDLQQVADPEFDCVTLLDVDSGDDGDDNDDWSNMPDNLDEKETSAGSEMDAGQLGLKSATINQLVQNPTSVNIPLCSDLQNQALHQTAPGKASNAAPNVESILNRSACDGPLANRDEVLSTSVQQAEIKLGGQHGGSTCVNCGLKFAGKASLSQHMRMHSTSGRTRKSVNFKAFKNRAMNNETKIKQQVVHLQTSEALQDASTDNCEVFEDMTSSTVMEIKTVQSSGGYSDIDARSQSSKEGSETHPRSRRSKKGLMTLHCQFCGKACRKIDLHLKYDHPKEPEVMEALRLGKTPEERKKFLSRLCSKKNSESEAQSMFSSDKADTAMDKDLVHCLFCQGSYRRNHFWKHALKCEQKTTGKELTLTEAANSGHTRTSLKKRQREVQKTPNPETENSIKGSTCNAAHETFPKSVKNPKPDVDPSTIQKSLCSATPGLGGGSTNTMKTFDSKSSYMPISDIHNSVTVEPDMEPNLQSCNSVPETHSTSHLQLAIGDPYSAHLFQDTLIGDVEKTDPEAANPCVLDLDGSKSRAPNLESGCSPVLDCVPSETQQLLHPEMDISHVSEDTDKNGEDTGFRYRLLDSDCNTVVKRKWNSQDSEFKEATSKRKWQSDPSQVHSPLC